The Bombus vancouverensis nearcticus chromosome 12, iyBomVanc1_principal, whole genome shotgun sequence genome contains a region encoding:
- the LOC117155241 gene encoding uncharacterized protein LOC117155241 isoform X3, with the protein MFRHNLKCNGEEEKEMDQDKKSKTESMQTEDFIEDTREFVRRSLRKQSSGTVVESESLPVDTAQTKLSNDTDVHVRRSSRSKHHKNKAKHHKDKRKRKRRFKTESIVSPLESIKRSSSDITSGDEEQISFKKDNSRSASEVESKSNLKNNLRVSTKTAESVMSKTEHIDSIEYIANVNINKNVLYHDIGDVDVERIMMVGDKNEQSRSNCLATSSVAKSVGENVVEQISNVTDSTSTIVSHVQSSETKDDKNSPSGMVYVNTNSSCSNININTDQEIEDRKLKKKRKRLKYDADEDDDENVKEDSSEDIVDDFVHKHRRKRHKHTNEHKNRKHHDVRKAPQDGIIVQEDKNACSTIDGTTPITIEKLQNETNVESLMSEPQRLAIKIKLCQECNNRHLQDACPLITPQYAISDSISYESWLNKHKENTEVSKAIKSDDPMSEGYGKITEDNNESDDESLLTEQCKTKMKTQKEEKQLTVDLDRPLYARDSLPECFELKITNSEHGLGIYAKNSVPMHVKLGPLVGQPVREMDIPDDFPMRHIWEIDNDGKASYISTTNPLKSNWIRYIRPAETKEERSVAVITKQGELHLVTTQNIMSGMELTYWTDSQSSAWTRKNKVDKTNCGGCNLNFAHPIYYRLHCCIFHDTNYSLTIRKYHCKVCGAAVLGKDNIMKHAAELHAGRGAYQCQYCKKFFLRLNYLEMHRTYGCAQNPQRSRPLCDFCGRKFCQPQKLKVHIKRMHNDMSEVLREFQCKLCLKLLGSRAALQRHMKEVHHKDVVGAATCDRCGKMFQNKSNLKIHMLTHSGVKPFKCKENGCKAAFTTKQCLQFHYKKVHGLTEEMMPKIERSVAYTFDAYSGGLVEDVGRGKTPRPSRKTSQQENDNKISVDDSKNDLKIETPSISTHSSIIEFGTSPTSKYKIEHNSRITTSSLPMGASMSSGLESTVEGVRTETDLYSTSRLQSKGSKKWLGEFNPPISSDVTVVSNTIPHLSTSVVTGNSYEFEDTRKEIDEKVSSSTNNTRRQDNMTQDIIENAKLGLSVYRRTESANASLLVEAALDAAERDIGAVTSPILDDNDRDTNLYSISSQLQSPLPQRSPNHLESYIQQQEELISPAPTPDSRNTPPTHLHVDYQLHRPVDYIGTPRTHNIDQYLHHEEIPRVSSPNGYIHIQQEDLVSPSGTPNPRYQDVHHHHHHHHHHHHHQVSADNLSSDEGDSVVQNLSLSVKEKSMQLDLSTSYKYDSLDQEFARERTSFEPLVLNGELQGLDMSARGFHHTFGVQIQNARYHHHHLYEIAERQSVDLSRTGSYSISPTPLPVSSQVTSGSSAAVVPPPPPPPPPPPPPPPPPPPPPPAPPPPPPPPPPPPPPPPPPPYPHSDVLRVVSLDLTPGGRHTVDLTLSRPHHLHGSGARVITSPQPAGSGNPHIVPDSVDGRILPSPPPPPSLSGYNPSYPVSPAAYHPPRPGYHHYSGYY; encoded by the exons ATGTTCAG aCACAACCTTAAGTGTAATGgagaagaggaaaaggaaaTGGATCAGGATAAAAAGAGCAAAACAGAATCGATGCAGACTGAAGATTTTATAGAAGATACAAGAGAATTTGTACGTCGAAGTTTAAGGAAACAAAGCAGTGGCACAGTTGTAGAATCTGAATCTCTTCCTGTTGATACAGCACAAACAAAATTGTCCAATGATACTGATGTACATGTCCGGCGTAGCTCAAGATCTAAGCATCATAAGAATAAAGCTAAACATCATAAAGATAAACGGAAAAGAAAAAGGCGTTTTAAAACTGAAAGTATTGTTTCGCCACTAGAATCTATTAAACGATCTTCTAGTGATATAACATCAGGAGATGAGGAACAAATTTCCTTTAAAAAAGACAACTCCAGGTCAGCTAGCGAAGTAGAGTCAAAgtcaaatttaaaaaacaatctTCGTGTTAGTACGAAGACAGCTGAATCTGTTATGTCAAAGACTGAACACATAGATAGCATAGAATATATAgcaaatgtaaatattaacaaaaatgtaCTTTATCATGATATTGGAGATGTTGATGTGGAAAGAATTATGATGGTTGGTGACAAAAATGAGCAATCAAGGTCTAATTGTTTAGCAACATCATCAGTTGCTAAGAGTGTAGGTGAAAATGTAGTAGAACAAATCTCAAATGTAACAGATTCAACATCCACCATAGTTTCTCACGTTCAATCTAGTGAGACAAAAGATGACAAGAACAGCCCAAGCGGTATGGTATATGTCAATACAAATTCTAGTTGTTCAAATATCAACATAAATACAGATCAAGAAATAGAAGatcgaaaattgaaaaagaaacgaaaacgaTTGAAATATGATGCTGACGAAGACGAcgatgaaaatgtaaaagaagatTCATCTGAGGACATTGTAGATGATTTTGTACATAAACATAGGAGAAAAAGGCACAAACACACTAATGAACATAAAAATCGTAAACATCACGATGTGCGGAAAGCACCGCAAGACGGAATAATTGTGCAAGAAGATAAAAATGCTTGTTCTACAATAGATGGTACAACTCCAATTACAATTGAAAAGCTTCAAAATGAAACAAATGTTGAAAGCCTAATGTCTGAGCCACAGAGATTAGCCATTAAAATAAAGCTCTGCCAAGAATGTAATAATCGTCACTTACAAGATGCCTGCCCATTAATAACACCTCAATATGCTATTTCAGATTCTATATCATATGAAAGCTGGTTAAATAAACATAAAGAAAATACGGAAGTTTCAAAGGCTATAAAATCAGATGATCCTATGTCTGAAGGATATGGAAAGATAACAGAAGATAATAATGAATCAGATGATGAATCTTTATTAACTGAACAATgtaaaactaaaatgaaaactCAGAAAGAGGAAAAGCAATTAACTGTAGATTTAGATCGACCATTATATGCTAGAGACTCTCTACCTGAATgttttgaattaaaaattaccAATTCAGAACATGGGCTTGGTATATATGCAAAAAATTCTGTTCCAATGCATGTTAAACTGGGTCCTCTTGTTGGACAACCAGTTAGGGAAATGGACATTCCTGATGATTTTCCCATGAGACACATTTGGGAG ATAGATAATGATGGTAAAGCCTCGTATATAAGTACTACTAATCCATTAAAAAGTAATTGGATTCGTTATATTAGGCCTGCTGAAACAAAAGAGGAAAGAAGCGTAGCTGTAATAACAAAACAGGGAGAACTACACCTTGTTACTACACAGAATATTATGTCAGGAATGGAGCTGACGTATTGGACAGACTCTCAATCTTCTGCATGGACGCGGAAGAATAAAGTAGACAAAACGA ATTGTGGAGgatgtaatttaaattttgccCATCCAATATACTATCGGTTACATTGCTGCATTTTTCATGACACGAATTATAGTTTAACCATAAGAAAATATCATTGTAAG gTATGTGGAGCTGCTGTTTTGGGTAAGGATAATATTATGAAACACGCAGCGGAATTACACGCAGGTCGAGGTGCATATCAATGTCAATATTgcaaaaaattctttttacgtTTGAATTACCTTGAAATGCATCGTACTTATGGATGTGCTCAAAATCCTCAACGTTCAAGGCCATTATGCGATTTTTGTGGTCGTAAATTTTGTCAGCCGCAAAAATTAAAAGTGCACATCAAACGAATGCATAACG ATATGTCTGAGGTGCTCCGGGAGTTTCAATGTAAATTATGTCTGAAACTTCTGGGATCTCGTGCTGCTCTTCAACGTCATATGAAAGAAGTTCATCATAAAGACGTAGTTGGTGCCGCGACTTGTGATCGATGTGGAAAAATGTTCCAAAATAAGAGTAATCTCAAAATACATATGTTAACACACAGTGGAGTAAAACCATTCAA GTGTAAAGAAAATGGTTGCAAAGCAGCTTTTACGACTAAACAATGTTTACAATTTCATTACAAAAAAGTACATGGTCTTACAGAAGAAATGATGCCAAAAATCGAACGATCTGTTGCCTATACCTTTGATGCATATAGCGGTGGACTCGTCGAAGATGTTGGTCGTGGAAAAACACCGCGACCTAGTAGAAAAACTTCTCAG CAagaaaacgataataaaatatctgtGGATGATAGCAAAAATGACTTGAAAATTGAAACGCCAAGTATTTCTACACATTCGAGTATAATCGAGTTTGGTACAAGTCCCACATCCAAGTATAAAATAGAACATAATTCACGAATTACAACGTCTTCGCTTCCGATGGGTGCGTCAATGTCAAGCGGTTTGGAATCGACAGTAGAAGGTGTGCGCACAGAAACAGATCTATATAGTACTTCCAGATTACAAAGTAAAGGAAGTAAAAAATGGCTTGGTGAATTCAATCCTCCAATTTCCTCAGATGTAACAGTGGTATCTAATACTATACCTCATTTATCAACAAGTGTTGTTACCGGAAATTCTTACGAGTTTGAAGATACTCGGAAGGAAATTGATGAGAAAGTATCATCATCGACAAACAATACCAGAAGACAAGATAATATGACTCAAGATATTATAGAAAATGCTAAATTGGGACTTAGTGTTTATAGAAGAACCGAAAGTGCGAATGCTAGCTTGTTAGTTGAAGCTGCCCTTGATGCTGCTGAGCGGGATATAGGAGCAGTAACTAGTCCAATATTGGATGATAATGATCGCGACACAAATCTTTATTCAATATCCAGTCAGCTACAATCTCCATTACCTCAGAGATCACCAAACCATTTAGAGTCCTATATACAACAACAAGAAGAACTGATATCTCCTGCACCTACACCAGATAGCCGAAACACACCACCCACGCATTTACACGTCGATTATCAACTGCATCGGCCCGTTGATTACATCGGTACACCAAGAACACATAACATTGATCAGTATTTACATCACGAAGAAATACCACGTGTTTCTTCGCCGAACGGTTATATACATATTCAACAAGAGGACTTGGTATCACCTTCAGGAACACCAAACCCCCGATATCAAGACGTGCACCATCACCAtcaccaccaccatcaccatcatcatcatcaggtATCCGCGGACAATTTATCTAGTGATGAAGGTGATTCAGTTGTGCAAAATCTCAGTCTCTCCGTGAAAGAGAAATCAATGCAGTTGGATCTATCAACATCATATAAATATGATTCTCTCGACCAAGAGTTCGCTAGAGAAAGAACTAGCTTTGAGCCTCTTGTTCTAAACGGGGAGCTTCAGGGCTTGGATATGTCTGCTAGAGGATTTCATCATACTTTTGGTGTACAGATACAAAATGCAcggtatcatcatcatcatctgtACGAAATTGCAGAAAGACAAAGTGTTGATCTTAGCAGGACTGGAAGCTATTCGATATCACCTACTCCTCTTCCTGTATCTTCTCAGGTGACATCTGGTTCTTCAGCGGCAGTAGTTCCTCCACCGCCACCACCtccaccaccgccaccgccgccccctcctccaccaccaccgcctcccccagctcctcctcctccaccaccgcctccaccgccaccaccacctccacctcctcctccaccCTACCCTCATAGCGATGTTCTCAGGGTTGTAAGTTTAGATCTTACACCAGGTGGACGTCACACTGTAGATCTCACTCTTTCAAGACCACATCACTTACACGGATCCGGTGCTCGGGTAATAACGAGTCCT